CCGCCTCCATTGCTTCAACCACCTCGGGCACAGGAGTCGAACCACCGAGCAGTGTGACGCTGCCTATTGCGTTGATGACCGGCTGCGCTCCGATTTCCTTATAGATACCGCCCCATTCAATGTCAGCCATGTGAGGTCTCTCCTTGTGCTACGTAGATACCTACGTTACGACGTGTGAATTGCCACGCCATATGCTACTCCAAGAATGGGACAGTCACAATAGCACGTCTCAAGTGGGAGACTGTGTCAGTTTGGTAGGCAGTGCTTTCACCCTCATCCCCGGATCGAGTCCGGGGCAGGCGCTAGCCCTCTCCCTGAGGGAGGGACTCCAGGTTCCGTAGGGAGGCACCCACCAAATTGACACAACTTCATCAAGCTGACTGCTACTTGCAGTCTTCCAGCCCCAGGCTGTCCACGTCGCTGTGGTCAGTGTCACGCAGCATCGGAGGCAGGCAGCCCGTGATCTGGTTGCCGCCCAGCCAGAGTCCTCGCAAGCCGGACAGGTCGCCGAGCCCTGATGGGACCGAGCCTATAAGGGCGTTCTCGGACAGGAAGAGCAGCTGCAAGTTGCTCAGACCGCCAAGCTCAGCAGGGATCTCTCCCGACAGCGAGTTGCCGTGCAGGTCGAGATACCTGAGCTGCGACAGCGACCCCAGTTCAGCCGGGATGTCCCCTCTCAGATCGTTGTTCCTGATTGATATTAGAGGGTGTCTGAGAAGTCATTTCAGGTAGGGACAGCCAGTCGGTGTAGCATCAGCCTGACCATGGCAGCATACACG
The Dehalococcoidia bacterium genome window above contains:
- a CDS encoding leucine-rich repeat domain-containing protein, translated to MSIRNNDLRGDIPAELGSLSQLRYLDLHGNSLSGEIPAELGGLSNLQLLFLSENALIGSVPSGLGDLSGLRGLWLGGNQITGCLPPMLRDTDHSDVDSLGLEDCK